From a region of the Deltaproteobacteria bacterium genome:
- a CDS encoding type II secretion system protein — protein sequence MPKHFLKFIQKKAKNQKGFGLLEITLGLVVVGIISLSFASLFGITIDQYSAITSRKEALSQARLAINRITEELLYIDSNALVSISSSNLSFIDTSGVATNFRTQTDAGILNLYRGNDLLAKNLSAFSLTYLDSLGAQIQDGNVSNVRRIQINLGVNASNNHGDVKLRGEVYPRNFYYSNFK from the coding sequence ATGCCGAAACATTTTCTAAAATTCATTCAGAAGAAGGCCAAAAACCAAAAGGGATTTGGTTTGCTTGAAATCACCTTGGGGCTTGTGGTGGTAGGGATTATCAGCTTGAGTTTTGCGTCGTTGTTTGGAATTACTATCGATCAATATTCTGCCATCACTTCGCGCAAGGAAGCTCTTTCCCAGGCACGCCTGGCTATTAACCGAATTACTGAGGAGCTGCTCTATATCGATTCTAATGCCCTGGTTTCGATTTCAAGCAGCAATCTTTCTTTTATTGATACTTCAGGCGTTGCCACCAATTTCAGAACTCAGACCGATGCAGGTATTCTGAATCTCTACCGGGGCAATGATCTTTTGGCCAAAAACCTGAGCGCCTTTTCTCTTACCTATCTCGATTCCCTGGGGGCCCAGATTCAGGATGGAAATGTAAGTAATGTTCGAAGAATTCAGATTAATCTTGGGGTGAATGCAAGCAATAATCATGGGGATGTCAAATTAAGGGGAGAGGTTTATCCGAGAAATTTTTATTACTCGAATTTTAAATAA